In one window of Tenacibaculum mesophilum DNA:
- the glpK gene encoding glycerol kinase GlpK has product MTQKYIIALDQGTTSCRTVILNKEEKIIAKTQQEFQQIFPQPGWVEHDANEILQTQLKTLQQAIEQAQISPSQIAGIGITNQRETTVVWNKNTGKPIYNAIVWQDKRTADTCELLKETGLENYVRKTTGLVIDSYFSATKIHWILNHVKGAQKEAEKGNLLFGTIDSWLLWNLTNKKVHATDYSNASRTMLYDIKNLCWDETLIKELNIPISMLPEVKPSSFHFGNYELEGVQIPIAGIAGDQQSALFGQACFKKGEAKNTYGTGCFMLMNTGENLEYSENGLISTIAWGINNKVYYALEGSVFVAGSAIQWLRDGLQIINNAEESELFAEEVTEENPVYVVPAFAGLGAPYWDMYARGAVFGLTRDTGKNHLIKATLQSLAYQTKDILDVMQKDSMLQLSSLKVDGGACANNLLMQFQADILNVAVERPEEIETTVMGAAYLAGFCVGFWQQNDIVNKRKIDKTFTPSFSKQKREKLYRTWQKAVERTKDWID; this is encoded by the coding sequence ATGACTCAAAAATATATTATTGCTCTAGACCAAGGAACAACTAGTTGTCGTACCGTAATTCTTAATAAAGAGGAAAAGATTATAGCAAAAACTCAACAAGAGTTTCAACAAATATTTCCACAACCTGGTTGGGTAGAACATGATGCTAATGAAATTTTACAAACTCAGTTAAAAACCTTACAACAAGCTATTGAGCAGGCTCAAATATCACCTTCACAAATAGCAGGAATAGGTATTACTAATCAGCGTGAAACAACTGTAGTTTGGAATAAAAACACAGGTAAACCAATATACAATGCTATTGTTTGGCAAGATAAAAGAACAGCTGATACTTGTGAGTTACTCAAAGAAACTGGACTCGAAAACTATGTGCGTAAAACTACTGGACTGGTAATTGACAGTTATTTTTCTGCAACTAAAATTCATTGGATCTTAAATCATGTAAAGGGAGCTCAAAAAGAAGCTGAAAAAGGAAATTTGTTATTTGGAACTATTGATTCTTGGCTTTTATGGAACTTAACCAATAAAAAAGTTCATGCAACAGACTATAGTAATGCCTCACGTACCATGCTATACGACATAAAAAACTTGTGTTGGGATGAAACTTTAATAAAAGAACTAAATATTCCAATTTCAATGTTACCTGAAGTAAAACCCTCATCTTTTCATTTTGGAAACTACGAATTAGAGGGAGTTCAAATTCCAATTGCTGGAATAGCAGGAGATCAGCAATCTGCTTTATTTGGACAAGCATGTTTTAAAAAAGGAGAAGCAAAAAACACCTACGGAACAGGGTGTTTTATGTTAATGAACACAGGTGAAAACTTAGAATACTCTGAAAACGGTTTAATTTCTACAATTGCTTGGGGAATTAACAACAAAGTGTATTACGCTCTTGAAGGAAGTGTTTTTGTTGCTGGTTCAGCAATTCAATGGTTACGAGATGGACTACAAATTATCAATAATGCAGAGGAAAGTGAACTTTTTGCTGAAGAAGTTACCGAAGAAAACCCTGTTTACGTAGTTCCTGCTTTTGCTGGCTTGGGCGCTCCGTATTGGGATATGTACGCTAGAGGTGCTGTTTTTGGTTTGACTCGTGATACAGGAAAAAATCACTTAATTAAAGCCACATTACAATCATTAGCTTATCAAACCAAAGATATTTTAGATGTTATGCAAAAAGATAGCATGCTTCAACTCTCTTCTTTAAAAGTAGATGGCGGAGCATGTGCTAATAATTTACTGATGCAATTTCAGGCAGATATCTTAAATGTAGCTGTAGAGCGTCCTGAAGAAATTGAGACCACCGTAATGGGAGCTGCTTATTTGGCCGGTTTCTGTGTTGGTTTTTGGCAACAAAACGATATTGTTAACAAAAGAAAAATAGATAAAACATTTACTCCTTCTTTCTCTAAACAAAAAAGAGAAAAATTATACCGTACTTGGCAAAAAGCTGTTGAACGTACTAAAGATTGGATTGATTAA